The following proteins are co-located in the uncultured Propionivibrio sp. genome:
- a CDS encoding MFS transporter gives METNSNPPPADGKVSSYGWKALAGSTVGYAMDGFDLLILGFMLSAISADLHLTAAQAGSLVTWTLIGAVAGGIIFGALSDVYGRIRVLTWTIVMFAVFTGLCAFANGYWDLLIYRTIAGIGLGGEFGIGMALAAEAWPAHARARATSYVGLGWQVGVLGAALITPALLPSIGWRGMFLVGVIPALIAWVIRSRLHEPELFVKSTAKRRTFVESFKLLIKDKATTKISAGIVVLCSVQNFGYYGIMIWMPNFLSKQLGFNLTRSSMWTAVTILGMMFGIWAFGQLADRIGRKPSFLLFQAGAVVMVLFYSSLNDPNTMLWAGALLGMFVNGMLGGYGALMAEAYPTEARATAQNTLFNIGRGVGGFGPVVVGMLVQSYSFPIAIGTLAAIYIIDMIATIFLVPELKGSELK, from the coding sequence ATGGAAACGAATTCCAATCCTCCGCCCGCCGACGGCAAGGTCAGCAGTTACGGCTGGAAAGCGCTGGCCGGCTCGACGGTCGGGTACGCGATGGACGGTTTTGACCTGCTGATCCTCGGCTTCATGCTCTCGGCGATTTCGGCCGACCTGCACCTAACCGCGGCCCAGGCCGGCTCGCTGGTGACCTGGACGCTGATCGGCGCCGTCGCCGGCGGCATCATCTTCGGTGCGCTCAGCGACGTTTACGGCCGCATCCGCGTGTTGACCTGGACGATCGTCATGTTCGCCGTGTTCACCGGTCTCTGCGCCTTCGCCAACGGCTACTGGGACCTGCTCATCTACCGCACCATCGCCGGTATCGGCCTTGGCGGCGAATTCGGCATCGGCATGGCGCTCGCCGCCGAAGCCTGGCCCGCCCACGCCCGTGCCCGCGCCACCTCCTACGTCGGCCTCGGCTGGCAGGTCGGCGTGCTTGGCGCCGCGCTGATCACTCCGGCGCTGCTGCCGTCGATCGGCTGGCGCGGCATGTTCCTCGTCGGCGTCATCCCGGCCCTGATCGCCTGGGTCATCCGGAGCCGTCTGCATGAGCCGGAACTCTTCGTCAAGAGCACCGCAAAGCGCCGCACCTTCGTCGAATCCTTCAAGCTGCTGATCAAGGACAAGGCCACCACCAAGATCAGCGCCGGCATCGTCGTGCTCTGCTCGGTGCAGAACTTTGGCTATTACGGCATCATGATCTGGATGCCGAACTTCCTGTCCAAGCAACTCGGCTTCAACCTCACCCGCTCGTCGATGTGGACCGCCGTCACCATCCTCGGCATGATGTTCGGCATCTGGGCCTTCGGCCAGCTTGCCGACCGCATCGGCCGCAAGCCGAGCTTCCTGCTCTTCCAGGCCGGTGCCGTTGTCATGGTGCTCTTCTACTCGAGCCTGAACGATCCGAACACCATGCTCTGGGCCGGCGCCCTGCTCGGCATGTTCGTCAATGGCATGCTCGGCGGCTACGGCGCGCTGATGGCAGAAGCCTATCCGACCGAAGCCCGCGCCACGGCGCAGAACACGCTGTTCAACATCGGCCGCGGCGTCGGCGGTTTCGGCCCGGTCGTCGTCGGCATGCTGGTCCAGTCGTACTCGTTCCCGATCGCCATCGGCACACTGGCGGCGATCTACATCATCGACATGATCGCCACGATCTTCCTCGTTCCCGAACTCAAGGGCAGCGAACTCAAGTAA
- a CDS encoding hydantoinase/carbamoylase family amidase has translation MDTKTLRPIAEKLFDDIRTLSFDGVGVSRDSYGTKESATADFLRAFATDAGFKVSADRAGNLVIGFADTPADAPTIWCGSHIDSVPQGGNFDGLAGVIAGVLCLLEQQRSGVRSPIPLRVLGFRGEESAWFGKAYVGSGALLGQLEAEDLALQHRDSGETLGQCMERIGADMEAIAAQRLLFDPKKVRAFLELHIEQGPVMEARKLPVAVVSGIRGNIRHNHVQCFGASGHSGAIPRWLRRDAMFAVADLIMRVDEHWSELLERGTDLVVTTGMLSTNAAEHAASRIPGHVKFSFEVRSKSIDTLEAFYQLMRAECTAISRERQVRFEFDRRILSSPATMDAGLCTLLSKACTDLGTPFEVLPSGAGHDASMFANAGIPSGMVFVRNQNGSHNPEEAMDIGDFMDGVQVLHQAIQEIR, from the coding sequence ATGGATACCAAGACACTACGCCCGATCGCGGAAAAGCTGTTCGACGACATCCGCACCCTCAGTTTCGACGGCGTCGGCGTCTCACGCGACAGCTACGGCACCAAGGAATCGGCGACCGCAGACTTCCTGCGCGCCTTCGCCACCGATGCCGGATTCAAGGTCAGCGCCGACCGCGCCGGCAATCTCGTCATCGGTTTTGCCGATACCCCCGCGGACGCGCCGACGATCTGGTGCGGCTCGCACATCGACTCGGTGCCGCAGGGCGGCAACTTCGATGGCCTCGCTGGCGTCATCGCCGGCGTGCTCTGCCTGCTCGAACAACAACGCAGCGGCGTCCGTTCGCCGATCCCGCTGCGGGTCCTCGGCTTCCGCGGCGAAGAAAGCGCCTGGTTCGGCAAGGCCTATGTCGGCTCCGGCGCGCTGCTCGGCCAACTCGAAGCCGAAGACCTGGCGCTGCAACACCGCGACAGCGGCGAAACGCTCGGCCAATGCATGGAACGCATCGGCGCCGATATGGAGGCCATCGCCGCCCAGCGCCTGCTCTTCGACCCGAAGAAAGTGCGCGCATTTCTCGAATTGCATATCGAGCAGGGCCCGGTGATGGAAGCGCGCAAGTTGCCGGTCGCGGTCGTCTCGGGCATCCGCGGCAACATCCGTCATAATCACGTGCAATGTTTCGGCGCCTCCGGCCACTCCGGCGCGATCCCGCGCTGGCTGCGGCGCGACGCGATGTTCGCCGTCGCCGACCTGATCATGCGCGTCGACGAACACTGGAGCGAACTGCTCGAACGCGGCACCGACCTCGTCGTCACCACCGGCATGCTTTCGACCAATGCCGCCGAACACGCCGCCTCTCGCATTCCCGGCCATGTCAAGTTCAGCTTCGAAGTGCGCAGCAAGAGCATCGACACGCTCGAAGCCTTCTACCAGCTGATGCGCGCCGAATGCACGGCGATCAGCCGCGAGCGCCAGGTGCGCTTCGAATTCGACCGCCGTATCCTGTCGAGCCCGGCGACGATGGACGCCGGCCTGTGCACGCTGCTATCGAAAGCCTGCACCGACCTCGGAACACCTTTTGAAGTCCTTCCCAGCGGCGCCGGACACGACGCCTCGATGTTCGCCAACGCGGGCATCCCGAGCGGGATGGTCTTCGTGCGCAACCAGAATGGTTCGCACAACCCCGAAGAAGCGATGGACATCGGCGACTTCATGGATGGCGTGCAGGTATTGCACCAGGCCATCCAGGAAATCCGCTGA
- a CDS encoding helix-turn-helix transcriptional regulator, which translates to MTPTAAQHPAPSSIDYEELGRRLRAYRIGTSMLAEEVAAQLGISRAALYRMEQGKIVKIETLERLAEVLGTSMPSLLGVEVEYYPTALGFLERVRQIEENAERIVAHFEPISLLLASDGYLDYLRTMLMESSPATESGRDPHREEVDGIINLLRERKATFSSRHPNIVSLIGLRELERFLETGLVGTLSLDESVRQQRILAARTEIERIATLMENAPMNTQIALVEEAMPATSFQLLTTPQRTTLAVSPFRLGEMPSIRNGIATITAAPEAVRLYEAMARRLWQESLKGKTGAAQLRKLLKRTRDPISSTPGGMP; encoded by the coding sequence ATGACACCGACCGCCGCCCAACACCCTGCGCCCTCGTCGATCGACTACGAGGAACTCGGTCGTCGCCTGCGTGCATACCGCATCGGCACCTCGATGCTCGCCGAGGAAGTCGCGGCGCAACTCGGCATCTCGCGCGCGGCGCTCTACCGCATGGAACAGGGCAAGATCGTCAAGATCGAGACGCTGGAGCGGCTCGCCGAAGTGCTCGGCACTTCCATGCCCTCGCTGCTCGGCGTCGAAGTCGAGTACTACCCGACTGCGCTCGGCTTCCTCGAACGTGTGCGCCAGATCGAGGAAAATGCCGAACGCATCGTCGCGCATTTCGAGCCGATTTCCCTGCTGCTCGCATCCGACGGCTATCTCGACTACCTCCGCACCATGCTGATGGAATCGAGTCCGGCAACGGAGTCCGGGCGCGATCCGCATCGTGAAGAGGTCGATGGCATCATCAATCTTCTGCGCGAACGCAAGGCGACCTTCTCGTCGCGCCACCCGAACATCGTCAGCCTGATCGGCCTGCGCGAACTCGAGCGTTTCCTCGAAACCGGCCTCGTCGGCACGCTCTCGCTCGACGAAAGCGTACGGCAGCAGCGCATTCTCGCCGCCCGCACGGAAATCGAGCGCATCGCAACGCTGATGGAAAACGCCCCGATGAACACGCAGATCGCGCTCGTCGAGGAAGCCATGCCGGCGACCTCGTTCCAGCTCCTGACCACGCCGCAGCGCACAACACTCGCCGTCAGCCCCTTCCGCCTCGGCGAGATGCCCAGCATCCGCAACGGTATCGCGACGATCACCGCCGCCCCGGAAGCCGTCCGGCTTTACGAAGCGATGGCCAGGCGCCTCTGGCAGGAATCGCTGAAAGGCAAGACGGGCGCGGCGCAACTGCGTAAACTGTTGAAACGAACCCGAGACCCGATTTCATCCACCCCCGGAGGTATGCCGTGA
- a CDS encoding orotate phosphoribosyltransferase, whose protein sequence is MTSALPPRDAEDARIAREVSLALLSTGCIEVHTDEPFRLPSGWASPVYIECRRLISFPEIRRTLVGYALNLLRKRHGLDGVSAVAGAEASGIALAAWIADALELPMQYVRKQRKGLGPGRQVVGVVRPGESVVLVDDLMSGGRSIVNCCLAIAEAELLVKDVFVIFDYGTFPTKNVLDTMGVTVHSLATWQDILVAARESASFQTRELAELETFLADPIQWSHVHGGKSSAKTETKGLL, encoded by the coding sequence GTGACATCCGCCCTTCCGCCCAGAGACGCCGAAGATGCCCGCATCGCGCGGGAAGTATCGCTTGCCCTGCTGTCCACCGGCTGCATCGAAGTTCATACCGATGAACCCTTTCGGCTGCCGTCGGGCTGGGCCAGCCCGGTTTATATCGAATGCCGCCGCCTGATTTCGTTTCCGGAGATCCGGCGCACACTGGTGGGCTACGCCCTCAACCTGCTGCGCAAACGTCATGGCCTCGACGGCGTCTCCGCGGTCGCCGGCGCCGAAGCCAGCGGCATCGCGCTGGCCGCCTGGATCGCCGACGCGCTCGAACTGCCGATGCAATACGTGCGCAAGCAGCGCAAGGGACTCGGCCCGGGACGCCAGGTCGTCGGCGTCGTCCGGCCGGGTGAATCGGTCGTCCTCGTCGATGACCTGATGTCGGGCGGACGCTCGATCGTCAACTGCTGCCTGGCGATCGCCGAAGCCGAATTGCTGGTCAAGGACGTTTTCGTTATATTCGATTACGGCACCTTCCCTACCAAGAACGTGCTCGACACGATGGGCGTCACCGTCCATTCATTGGCGACGTGGCAGGACATTCTCGTCGCCGCGCGCGAAAGCGCGAGCTTCCAGACGCGCGAACTGGCCGAACTGGAAACCTTCCTGGCCGATCCGATCCAGTGGTCGCACGTCCACGGAGGCAAGTCATCCGCCAAAACCGAAACGAAAGGACTCCTATGA
- a CDS encoding dihydroorotate dehydrogenase electron transfer subunit — protein MEFNSTILSNVEMSPNYWRIRLTAPAPFAAATPGQFVMVRVGGSIDPLLRRPLAVYDVGSTTATDGTTTVHFEMLYKVVGKGTTLLSRLHGGDSVNILGPLGQGFVLGDDDEEKLLVGGGIGLAPLYLAARELVKRKSPVRLFAGGRSRNDLLCLEEFERLGVDCHTATEDGSHGATGFVTVALNRHLDALAGKKATLYACGPDPMLRAVAKIAADRALPCQVSLEAAMACGVGACLGCVTPGKNHSAQTPDYRCVCAEGPVFESSELKWGA, from the coding sequence ATGGAATTCAATTCGACTATCCTGTCCAACGTCGAGATGTCGCCGAACTACTGGCGCATTCGCCTGACCGCGCCAGCCCCTTTCGCCGCTGCCACGCCGGGACAGTTCGTCATGGTCCGCGTCGGCGGCAGCATCGACCCGCTGCTGCGCCGTCCCCTGGCCGTCTATGACGTTGGCAGCACGACCGCCACCGACGGCACGACGACGGTCCATTTCGAGATGCTCTACAAGGTCGTCGGCAAGGGTACGACGCTGCTCTCGCGCCTGCACGGCGGCGACAGCGTCAACATCCTCGGCCCGCTCGGCCAGGGCTTCGTTCTTGGCGACGACGACGAGGAAAAGCTGCTCGTCGGCGGCGGCATCGGCCTCGCGCCGCTGTATCTGGCGGCACGCGAACTCGTCAAGCGCAAGTCGCCGGTACGCCTGTTCGCCGGCGGCCGCAGCCGCAACGATCTGCTCTGCCTCGAGGAATTCGAACGGCTCGGCGTCGACTGCCACACGGCGACCGAAGACGGCTCGCACGGCGCCACCGGCTTCGTCACCGTCGCGCTGAACCGGCACCTTGACGCGCTCGCCGGCAAGAAGGCGACGCTCTATGCCTGCGGACCCGACCCGATGCTGCGTGCCGTTGCCAAGATCGCCGCCGACCGTGCGCTGCCCTGCCAGGTCTCGCTCGAAGCGGCGATGGCCTGCGGCGTCGGCGCCTGCCTCGGCTGCGTCACGCCGGGCAAGAACCACTCGGCGCAAACCCCGGACTACCGCTGCGTCTGCGCCGAGGGACCGGTATTCGAATCCAGCGAACTGAAGTGGGGAGCCTGA